One genomic segment of Impatiens glandulifera chromosome 6, dImpGla2.1, whole genome shotgun sequence includes these proteins:
- the LOC124944025 gene encoding probable xyloglucan endotransglucosylase/hydrolase protein 23 has protein sequence MVESWISNSSITALVLSIAACTLFISPFAAANFIQTVEITWGDGRANILNNGDLLTLALDQSSGSGFQSKNEYLFGKIDMQIKLVPGNSAGTVTAYYLKSPGTTWDEIDFEFLGNLSGDPYILHTNVFSQGKGDREQQFYLWFDPTLDFHTYSILWNPQRIIFSVDGTPIREFKNAESVGVPYLKSQPMRIYSSLWNADDWATRGGLVKTDWANAPFKASYRNYNDSTACVWMNSEKKSSCGDVSSGSGGGGNGWLNEEMDTTGEEKLRWVQKNYMVYNYCTDIKRFPQGIPPECKMQ, from the exons ATGGTTGAATCATGGATATCTAATAGTTCTATAACAGCACTTGTACTCTCAATTGCAGCATGCACCCTCTTCATTTCTCCCTTCGCCGCCGCAAATTTCATACAAACTGTAGAAATCACGTGGGGCGACGGCAGAGCCAACATACTCAACAACGGAGATCTCCTCACTCTCGCACTAGATCAATCCTCCGGCTCCGGCTTCCAATCCAAGAACGAATACCTCTTCGGCAAAATCGACATGCAGATCAAACTCGTCCCCGGTAACTCCGCCGGCACCGTCACAGCCTATTAT TTGAAATCGCCTGGAACAACTTGGGACGAAATAGATTTCGAGTTCTTAGGGAATCTAAGCGGCGATCCATACATTCTTCACACGAACGTGTTCAGCCAAGGAAAAGGAGACAGGGAGCAACAATTCTATCTATGGTTCGATCCCACCCTGGATTTCCACACTTACTCCATCCTCTGGAATCCTCAACGCATAATCTTTTCAGTCGACGGAACTCCCATTAGGGAATTCAAGAACGCGGAATCTGTCGGAGTGCCGTACCTGAAGAGCCAGCCAATGAGGATATATTCAAGCTTATGGAACGCAGACGATTGGGCTACTAGAGGCGGGTTAGTGAAGACGGATTGGGCAAACGCTCCGTTTAAAGCTTCGTATAGGAATTACAACGATTCAACCGCCTGTGTTTGGATGAATTCGGAAAAGAAGTCGTCTTGCGGCGACGTGTCTTCGGGCTCCGGCGGCGGCGGAAATGGGTGGTTGAATGAGGAGATGGATACGACGGGGGAAGAGAAGCTGAGATGGGTGCAGAAGAATTATATGGTCTATAATTATTGCACTGATATTAAGAGGTTTCCTCAAGGAATTCCACCGGAATGCAAAATGCAGTAA